A part of Penaeus vannamei isolate JL-2024 chromosome 1, ASM4276789v1, whole genome shotgun sequence genomic DNA contains:
- the LOC113829337 gene encoding ras-related and estrogen-regulated growth inhibitor has product MLRSSSMMVSASRSSAPPRSPSMNHTRKQSRDRGRRASGGAAPSAEAAAAYSASSTAASTTTTTTSSTSTAVTTCGSATCTSAAHAGTTAAATATPAVAAAAAAAASRSQASSPSPFASNAPSHPPPRTSSSSSNASASTASSSSSSSRTPSNTTNHRGSITPTTTHLSAFTPISAHKKTSAPAETRLVVLGSPAVGKSALVVRLLTGRFIWEYDPTLEAAYRHHTTVDDDPAVMDILDTAGQSEGGVNESHCRWGEGFILTFSLTDRTSFNAIPDIHASVAAARQTPNFSCVIVANKIDLGHLAEVREEEALELAGELGASLFLTSACDGGPAIHAAFSELYRDVVRRRWSRRRRSSAKTVIEGFYKMFSR; this is encoded by the exons ATGCTGAGGTCGTCCTCCATGATGGTCTCGGCCTCGAGGTCCAGCgcgccccctcgctccccctccatGAACCATACGAG GAAACAATCGCGCGACCGAGGCAGACGGGCCAGCGGGGGCGCCGCCCCCTCCGCAGAGGCCGCGGCCGCCTACTCAGCCTCTTCCAccgccgcctccaccaccacaaccaccacctcatccacctccactgcCGTCACCACCTGCGGATCCGCTACCTGCACCTCAGCCGCACATGCAGGCACAACGGCCGCCGCCACCGCGACcccggcggtggcggcggcggcggcggctgcggcCAGCAGGAGCCAGGCCAGTTCGCCGTCGCCCTTCGCCTCCAAcgcgccctcccaccctcctccgcgcacctcctcctcctcctccaacgcctcggcctccaccgcctcctcctcctcctccagttctcgCACGCCCTCCAACACCACCAACCACCGCGGCTCCATcacgcccaccaccacccacctctccGCCTTCACGCCCATCTCGGCCCACAAAAAGACGTCGGCGCCCGCTGAGACCAGGTTGGTCGTGCTCGGCTCGCCCGCCGTCGGGAAGTCAG CCTTGGTAGTACGACTCCTAACAGGTCGCTTTATCTGGGAATACGACCCCACGCTGGAGGCCGCCTACCGCCACCACACGACCGTAGACGACGACCCCGCTGTGATGGACATCCTGGACACGGCGGGGCAG aGCGAGGGAGGGGTGAATGAGTCCCACTGTCGATGGGGAGAAGGGTTTATTCTGACGTTTAGTCTCACGGACCGGACGAGCTTCAACGCCATTCCAGATATCCATGCCTCCGTTGCCGCTGCTCGCCAGACGCCCAATTTTTCGTGTGTCATTGTCGCTAATAAAATTGATTTGG GTCACCTGGCGGAGGTGCGCGAAGAGGAGGCGCTCGAGCTGGCGGGCGAACTTGGGGCGTCGCTCTTCCTCACTTCAGCGTGCGACGGAGGGCCCGCTATCCACGCCGCCTTCTCAGAGCTGTATCGCGATGTCGTGCGGCGTCGTTGGTCCAGAAGACGTCGATCCTCGGCCAAGACTGTCATCGAGGGCTTCTACAAGATGTTCTCGAGGTGA